Proteins from a single region of Sphaerochaeta globosa str. Buddy:
- a CDS encoding CatA-like O-acetyltransferase: MRGASSMMPHIFLLGVTCTFSMERLFSIQRSIQLSPMPGISYTPVSYTISGKKDAATPLFDWGKYVKRQGRWMLVFTVQAHHSFVDGIPIGKLAYSIQKRLDAF; the protein is encoded by the coding sequence ATGCGGGGAGCTTCGAGCATGATGCCACACATTTTCTTGTTGGGAGTCACATGTACATTCTCGATGGAAAGGTTGTTCTCTATACAACGATCAATACAACTATCACCTATGCCGGGGATTTCGTACACCCCTGTGTCGTATACAATTTCTGGAAAAAAGGATGCAGCTACTCCCTTGTTTGATTGGGGAAAATACGTTAAACGGCAAGGGAGGTGGATGCTTGTGTTTACGGTACAAGCGCATCATTCCTTTGTGGATGGGATTCCTATTGGAAAGCTTGCTTACTCGATTCAGAAACGTTTGGATGCGTTTTAG
- a CDS encoding energy-coupling factor ABC transporter ATP-binding protein — MTEASSPILCVRNLSFSFERDKPILKDLTFSIPKGSFTLVTGPNGSGKSLLLRCLKGLLQPNCGQIHLLSEDLTQKAKQRMQAIGLVFQDAETQIVGQTVEKDIRFGMENIGLSMQEQETRLQEVLTLLDLHKQKNQRPRTLSGGEKRRLAIAGVLVMDPKLLVLDEPFANLDYRSVVSVLSTLLRLQQEGHTIILVSHEVDKTLAHADHVLLLDDGVLVQSGTAAEVYPYLQAHGIYLPSSAGIKDLSWLKR, encoded by the coding sequence ATGACTGAAGCAAGCTCACCGATCCTTTGTGTCCGAAACCTCAGCTTCTCCTTTGAACGGGACAAACCCATTCTCAAGGACCTTACCTTCTCTATACCCAAAGGGTCCTTCACGTTGGTAACAGGGCCCAATGGATCGGGCAAAAGCCTCTTGCTCCGCTGTCTCAAGGGACTGCTGCAACCCAATTGCGGACAGATTCATCTCTTGAGTGAAGATTTGACCCAGAAGGCCAAGCAACGCATGCAGGCCATCGGATTGGTCTTTCAGGATGCAGAGACGCAGATAGTCGGCCAAACGGTGGAGAAGGACATACGCTTCGGCATGGAAAATATTGGATTGTCCATGCAAGAGCAAGAAACCAGACTACAAGAAGTACTCACACTTCTGGATCTGCACAAACAAAAAAACCAACGGCCCCGCACGCTCAGCGGCGGAGAAAAGCGGCGCCTCGCCATCGCAGGAGTGCTGGTCATGGATCCCAAACTGTTGGTACTGGACGAACCCTTTGCGAACCTCGATTACCGATCGGTGGTCAGCGTCCTGTCCACCCTGCTGCGGCTGCAACAAGAAGGCCATACCATAATCCTCGTAAGCCACGAGGTAGATAAAACCCTCGCACACGCTGACCACGTGCTGCTGCTCGACGATGGAGTGCTGGTACAAAGCGGTACTGCCGCCGAGGTGTATCCATACCTACAGGCGCATGGCATCTACCTGCCATCCTCGGCTGGCATAAAGGACCTCTCATGGCTGAAGCGCTGA
- a CDS encoding energy-coupling factor transporter transmembrane component T family protein, translating to MAEALIFHYRQQNTILCKANPLTKVATTIAICLVILSISLNGLLLVSASLLIATHVQKLPWGRYKRELKYFAFLLLLILITEYLATQSYVAATAAFTRFVCIILCGLLIADSTAPDDLARSLGGILERIPFIHGWEVASSIELTLSILPMIFDATLEVVTARKARLQRNRNPLGSLTSLVSGIFNLLLDKAEDLSLALEARQFDPARPRPRLPYTYVDVLLFTLVLVLLVVASVL from the coding sequence ATGGCTGAAGCGCTGATATTCCACTATCGACAGCAAAACACCATCCTCTGCAAAGCAAACCCGCTGACCAAGGTAGCCACCACCATCGCCATCTGCCTGGTGATTCTCTCGATCTCCCTTAATGGCTTACTCTTGGTGAGTGCATCCTTGCTTATAGCCACACATGTTCAAAAGCTTCCCTGGGGCCGCTACAAGCGGGAACTGAAGTACTTCGCATTCCTGTTGCTACTCATCCTCATCACCGAATACCTCGCTACACAGAGCTATGTTGCAGCAACTGCAGCCTTCACCCGTTTTGTCTGCATCATCCTGTGCGGCCTGCTCATTGCCGACAGCACCGCACCCGATGACCTGGCTCGCTCCCTTGGGGGTATTCTTGAGAGAATTCCCTTCATCCATGGCTGGGAAGTAGCCAGCAGCATTGAATTGACCCTCTCCATACTCCCCATGATCTTCGATGCAACACTGGAAGTAGTAACGGCCAGAAAAGCGCGGCTACAGCGAAACCGCAATCCCTTAGGCTCACTCACCTCACTGGTATCAGGCATCTTCAATTTGCTGTTGGACAAGGCAGAAGACCTCTCCCTTGCCCTGGAGGCAAGGCAATTCGACCCAGCCCGCCCGAGGCCAAGACTGCCCTACACATACGTAGACGTATTGCTTTTCACCCTCGTTCTCGTACTGCTTGTAGTCGCATCTGTGCTATAG
- a CDS encoding 5-formyltetrahydrofolate cyclo-ligase: protein MDVKHVLRKELRNQAKLHTLDDFMQEDKLSCDALLQSHAYKTADRVFAFMPLASEVNIKEILEHCIADKHLALPVCNEDTSLSFYEVKHLDALSLGRHGILAPETTQVAVPTEKDILIVPALAYTRTGDRLGRGKGYYDRYLSTYPTILSIGMCRTYQLLQSIPTEAWDIRVSKVLCAGVFY, encoded by the coding sequence ATGGATGTCAAACACGTGTTACGCAAAGAACTGAGAAACCAAGCAAAGCTTCATACTTTGGATGACTTCATGCAAGAAGACAAACTCAGTTGTGATGCATTGCTGCAAAGCCATGCGTATAAGACTGCCGATCGGGTCTTCGCCTTCATGCCACTGGCCTCAGAGGTGAACATCAAAGAGATACTGGAGCATTGTATCGCAGACAAGCATCTCGCCTTGCCCGTATGCAATGAGGACACAAGTCTAAGCTTCTATGAGGTTAAACATCTTGATGCATTGAGCTTAGGACGCCATGGCATCCTTGCACCAGAAACGACGCAAGTGGCAGTACCCACTGAAAAGGATATCCTGATTGTCCCGGCCCTCGCGTACACTCGTACAGGTGACCGCCTTGGACGTGGTAAAGGCTACTACGACCGCTACCTGAGTACCTATCCAACCATACTGAGTATTGGGATGTGTCGCACCTACCAGCTGCTACAGAGCATCCCCACCGAGGCCTGGGACATTCGGGTTTCAAAGGTTTTGTGTGCCGGTGTCTTTTATTGA
- a CDS encoding PTS sugar transporter subunit IIA: MNIRNDCRSVICQLQSTDKTQAILEVIDSCNIFSSLPDLERFKRGVLRRERAQTTGIGHGVAIAHGKILGLNEVHIALGISRDGIEYGSADGMPVHLLFVIASSPSIQMEYLGSLSAILRSVRTEEMRTHLMDIHQSKSDEACQRFFSMMALQRFIWFCKDTQ; the protein is encoded by the coding sequence GTGAATATTCGTAATGATTGCCGATCGGTAATCTGTCAGCTTCAGTCTACTGATAAAACCCAGGCCATTCTGGAAGTGATAGATTCCTGCAATATATTTTCCTCTCTTCCCGATCTCGAACGCTTCAAACGCGGGGTGCTTCGTCGTGAGCGTGCGCAGACGACAGGAATCGGACATGGGGTGGCTATTGCCCATGGAAAGATTCTTGGTTTGAACGAGGTGCACATTGCCTTGGGCATCAGCAGGGATGGGATCGAGTACGGTAGTGCCGACGGTATGCCGGTGCACTTGCTTTTTGTCATCGCCTCCTCACCTTCAATCCAAATGGAGTATCTTGGTTCCTTGAGTGCAATTTTGCGTAGTGTGCGCACCGAAGAGATGCGTACTCACCTCATGGATATACACCAAAGCAAGTCAGACGAGGCTTGCCAAAGGTTTTTCTCCATGATGGCTTTGCAGCGATTTATCTGGTTCTGTAAAGACACTCAATAA
- the gltA gene encoding NADPH-dependent glutamate synthase, with protein MHATREELDAQAQALLVQYAEKKLTPKDRAQIPLQEMPTQFAEVRVKNMQEVAIGYTESQVKVEAMRCLQCKNKPCIAGCPVAIDIPAFIAEAAQGNFAKSVEVIKQSSLLPSICGRVCPQESQCQLYCTVGKMHKDIDQSVSIGRIERFVADYAREHELETIPQVGKPTGKRVAVVGTGPASISAAADLRREGHEVVMFEALHKAGGVLVYGIPEFRLPKKIVEHELNNLVAMGVEIRRNYLVGKTRKISDLMEKDGFDAVFVGSGAGLPKFMNIEGENYIGVFSANEYLTRSNLMKAYAVGEALTPLFDSHKVAVFGGGNVAMDAARTAKRLGAEEVTIVYRRTEVEMPARKEEVQHAKEEGVQFLYLHAPLKITANDKGRVNGVELITCELGEPDASGRRSPVEIAGSETMYDYDTVIVAIGNDSNPLIKATTDGIEVNRRGNFLVNEETCETTLKGVYAGGDIVLGAATVILAMGQGRKAAKAMNSYLSAL; from the coding sequence ATGCATGCTACAAGAGAAGAGTTGGATGCACAGGCACAAGCATTGTTGGTCCAATATGCAGAAAAGAAATTGACACCCAAGGACCGCGCCCAGATTCCCCTCCAGGAAATGCCTACCCAGTTTGCTGAGGTGCGGGTGAAGAATATGCAGGAAGTAGCAATCGGCTATACGGAAAGCCAGGTGAAAGTGGAGGCCATGCGCTGTCTGCAGTGCAAGAACAAGCCCTGTATCGCAGGTTGCCCTGTTGCCATCGATATTCCCGCTTTTATCGCCGAGGCTGCACAGGGTAACTTTGCCAAGTCGGTTGAGGTCATCAAGCAGAGTAGTCTGCTCCCCTCCATCTGTGGACGTGTGTGTCCTCAGGAAAGTCAGTGCCAGCTCTATTGCACGGTCGGCAAGATGCACAAGGATATTGACCAATCGGTATCGATCGGCCGTATCGAGCGCTTTGTCGCCGACTATGCCCGCGAACACGAGCTGGAGACGATTCCCCAGGTTGGCAAGCCGACCGGCAAGCGTGTGGCGGTCGTCGGGACCGGTCCTGCAAGTATTTCTGCCGCTGCAGACCTGAGAAGGGAAGGCCATGAAGTAGTGATGTTTGAGGCGTTGCATAAAGCTGGTGGAGTGCTGGTATATGGTATTCCCGAGTTCCGCTTGCCCAAGAAGATTGTCGAGCATGAATTGAACAATCTGGTCGCCATGGGAGTGGAGATTCGCAGGAACTACTTGGTTGGCAAGACCCGAAAAATTTCTGACTTGATGGAAAAAGACGGCTTTGATGCTGTGTTTGTCGGCTCCGGTGCCGGACTTCCCAAGTTTATGAACATCGAGGGTGAGAATTATATCGGGGTGTTCTCCGCCAATGAGTACCTGACACGCAGTAATCTGATGAAGGCTTACGCTGTCGGGGAGGCGTTGACTCCGCTTTTTGATTCACACAAGGTCGCAGTTTTTGGTGGTGGCAACGTGGCCATGGATGCGGCTCGAACTGCAAAGCGTTTGGGAGCCGAGGAAGTGACGATTGTCTACCGCCGTACCGAGGTGGAGATGCCCGCCCGTAAGGAAGAAGTCCAACATGCCAAGGAAGAGGGCGTACAGTTCTTGTACCTGCATGCTCCTTTGAAGATTACCGCCAACGATAAGGGAAGGGTAAACGGGGTGGAGTTGATCACCTGCGAGCTGGGTGAGCCCGATGCTTCGGGACGACGCAGTCCGGTTGAGATTGCCGGTAGTGAAACAATGTACGACTATGATACGGTCATTGTTGCTATCGGAAACGACAGCAATCCTTTGATCAAGGCTACCACCGATGGTATCGAGGTCAATCGCAGGGGCAACTTCCTTGTGAACGAGGAGACGTGTGAGACAACCCTGAAGGGTGTCTATGCGGGTGGTGATATCGTTTTGGGTGCTGCAACGGTCATTCTTGCCATGGGGCAGGGCCGTAAGGCAGCAAAGGCGATGAATTCGTATCTCTCTGCTCTGTAA
- a CDS encoding sulfide/dihydroorotate dehydrogenase-like FAD/NAD-binding protein: MNTILSKQRLSAEVFRMEIEAKEIAEARKPGQFIILQMGGDFGERIPLTIADADPAKGSITLIFQAVGETTHRLALLEKGDFIENLLGPLGRPTDIKKYGKVVCVGGGIGVAPLFPIVQGMKMAGNEVKVIMGARNKDLLIMEDDMKATADEVIVVTDDGSYGRKALVTEPLKELCETYKPDCVVIIGPPIMMKFAALTTKPYGIHTIVSLNTIMIDGTGMCGGCRVTIGGKTKFVCVDGPEFDGHLVDWDNMLLRLGTYKSKEQEAHHRCHVGLHITEGEA, from the coding sequence ATGAATACGATTCTTTCAAAGCAGCGGCTTTCGGCCGAGGTTTTCAGAATGGAGATCGAGGCCAAGGAGATTGCCGAGGCAAGAAAGCCCGGACAGTTCATCATTCTGCAGATGGGCGGGGATTTTGGCGAGCGCATCCCGTTGACGATTGCCGATGCCGATCCTGCTAAAGGTTCCATTACCCTGATATTCCAGGCAGTTGGAGAGACGACTCATCGTCTTGCCCTGCTTGAGAAAGGCGACTTTATTGAAAACCTGCTGGGACCTCTGGGCAGACCTACCGACATCAAAAAGTACGGCAAGGTTGTCTGCGTGGGAGGAGGCATCGGGGTTGCTCCGCTATTTCCCATCGTACAGGGCATGAAGATGGCCGGTAACGAGGTTAAGGTGATCATGGGGGCCAGGAACAAGGACCTCTTGATCATGGAAGATGATATGAAGGCTACAGCCGATGAGGTTATTGTTGTAACCGACGACGGATCCTATGGTCGCAAGGCTTTGGTCACCGAGCCGCTGAAGGAGCTGTGCGAGACCTACAAGCCCGACTGCGTTGTCATCATCGGTCCTCCGATCATGATGAAGTTTGCAGCACTTACCACCAAGCCCTACGGCATTCATACCATTGTCAGTCTGAACACCATTATGATTGATGGAACGGGCATGTGCGGTGGTTGCAGGGTAACCATCGGGGGAAAGACCAAATTCGTCTGCGTCGATGGTCCTGAGTTTGACGGCCATCTGGTAGACTGGGACAATATGTTGCTCCGCTTGGGCACGTATAAGAGTAAGGAACAAGAGGCTCATCACCGCTGTCATGTTGGCTTACATATCACCGAAGGGGAGGCATAA
- a CDS encoding cupin domain-containing protein produces the protein MIKKEQEMKSVIKQKMREGTGQVVVKSLMDEGTVSHSRLFAELVIEKGCSIGKHDHVNETEYYWITEGKGIVTEADGEKVVQKGDLVITGGGASHAIRNDEDETLKLMALIILE, from the coding sequence ATGATCAAGAAAGAGCAGGAGATGAAGAGCGTCATCAAGCAGAAGATGCGCGAAGGTACCGGACAGGTGGTGGTAAAATCACTGATGGATGAGGGGACTGTATCGCACAGTCGGTTGTTCGCTGAGTTGGTCATCGAAAAAGGCTGCTCCATCGGCAAGCACGACCATGTCAATGAAACGGAATATTACTGGATTACCGAAGGCAAAGGCATCGTTACCGAAGCCGATGGCGAGAAAGTCGTCCAGAAGGGAGACCTTGTCATCACCGGAGGCGGAGCCAGCCATGCAATCCGCAACGACGAGGACGAAACTTTGAAACTGATGGCTCTCATCATTCTCGAGTAG
- a CDS encoding Hsp20/alpha crystallin family protein produces MKYYVTYNQNNGLSNFDSLFNDLFSDWGASRSKIPPVDIYETEKSYVIEAELAGYKQEEVQVNVDKHVLKLSSNKETLKDADGRKNLVRERYFRKFERSFSLPEGIDEENIEGEFSDGVLTITLPKKKEVLPKTIEVKIK; encoded by the coding sequence ATGAAATATTACGTAACCTATAACCAGAATAACGGTCTTTCGAACTTCGATTCACTGTTCAACGATCTCTTCTCCGATTGGGGTGCGAGTCGTTCCAAGATTCCCCCGGTAGACATCTATGAGACTGAGAAGTCGTATGTGATCGAAGCAGAGCTTGCAGGCTACAAGCAGGAAGAGGTCCAGGTCAACGTGGACAAGCATGTTTTGAAGCTGTCCAGCAACAAAGAGACCCTCAAGGATGCCGATGGCAGAAAGAATCTGGTCCGTGAACGCTATTTCAGGAAGTTCGAGCGCTCCTTCAGCCTTCCCGAAGGCATCGATGAGGAGAATATTGAAGGCGAATTTTCCGATGGTGTTCTGACCATCACCCTGCCTAAGAAGAAGGAAGTTCTTCCCAAGACTATTGAAGTGAAGATTAAATAA
- a CDS encoding phosphoribosylformylglycinamidine synthase — MVQRIWVRRKQGFRSSEQALSTSLTSLLALKTPACVAICYRYDIEGLDELEAAYVSRSILSMVQRDEVLAQIPACSWTLGVEMHPGQFDQRSDSTRMCIQLVYPHRSVSVRCATFYCFSSQLDEEEQKRIRTYLINPVEAREASPKLAEHLGESTFVPAFSDQLTGFCSRTDLNELIQEYSLAMDCADLMVVQRYFADKKRDPFLTELKVIDTYWSDHCRHTTFLTELDQICIEDPEVLTTFASYLETRRSLHSTKPICLMDLATLAAKQLRKQGKLNRMEVSEEINACSVTVEVQTDNGPKACLVLFKNETHNHPTEIEPFGGAATCIGGAIRDPLSSRAYVYQAMRISGCADPRTPFSQTLEGKLPQRVIAQRSALGYSSYGNQVGLATGIVEEIYHPRFVAKHLELGFVIAAALQSQVRRERPKEGDLVILVGGRTGRDGCGGATGSSKSHDTASLATCAAEVQKGNAPEERKIQRLLRKSEVSKLIKRCNDFGAGGVSVAIGELAAGLVIDLDAIPTKYEGLDGTERAISESQERMAMVVGPDDVSAFLSYANEENLEATVVARVTKEPTLHMTYQGRTLVELDRALLDSNGAKKHATVHIKQYAPSLASNRYLDFDAMLSDLNVASKQALSQLFDNTIGSGTLLLPYGGKTMRTPIQAMAALIAVGDTTSHTASLASWGYDPYEMEQNPFKGAFVSVLHSLAKVVATGGDWDQTYLTFQEYFGRPGEDRSRWGEVTAALLGAFKAQMLFCKAAIGGKDSMSGTFKDLDVPPTLVSFAVSVAPEDEVLSPEFKQAGSKLLLLQADDERSLPGLFEQVSKLVKTKQVLSCWALGYGGIAEALAKMALGNEIGCEVETDLDLLCKRYGSFLVEADHELSVPSFLIGHTTAKATLCLGSVQRDLQQVHQLLSKPLESVYGTMEEQASPSSLPTLSYTGRERLRSHYPVKKPKVLLPVFYGTNCEYDVARAWQLCNVDCETLVINTQNEREVKQSILRFRDALSQSQILFLSGGFSAADEPDGSGKFIAAFLRNPLIQEEIANLLDKRDGLVGGICNGFQALVQVGLLPYGRITTTTERDPLLDFNRKGKHIAAIVRTRVSSTLSPWFSEYEVGATQLLPISHGEGRFTAPPETLKALADAGQIASQYVDENGLAADFSIHNPNGSLYAVEALSSPDGKVFGRMAHSERVIGDIYRNVPLAADCALFKGAASYVR, encoded by the coding sequence ATGGTACAGCGAATCTGGGTACGGCGCAAACAAGGATTTCGCAGCTCTGAACAGGCTTTGTCGACTTCCCTCACTTCGTTGTTGGCACTCAAAACCCCGGCTTGCGTGGCTATCTGCTACCGCTATGACATTGAAGGCTTGGACGAACTGGAGGCAGCCTATGTTTCTCGTTCAATTTTGAGCATGGTGCAGCGGGATGAGGTGCTTGCACAAATTCCTGCCTGTTCTTGGACCTTGGGAGTTGAAATGCACCCGGGCCAGTTCGACCAGCGCTCCGACTCAACCAGAATGTGCATTCAGCTTGTCTACCCGCACCGCTCTGTTTCTGTACGCTGTGCCACCTTCTACTGTTTCAGCTCACAGCTGGATGAGGAGGAACAGAAGCGCATCAGGACCTACCTGATCAACCCTGTGGAGGCAAGGGAAGCCTCCCCCAAGCTTGCCGAGCACCTTGGTGAAAGTACCTTTGTTCCGGCTTTTTCTGATCAGCTTACCGGTTTCTGCTCTCGTACCGACCTGAACGAATTGATACAAGAGTATTCTCTTGCCATGGATTGCGCCGACCTGATGGTGGTACAGCGTTATTTTGCAGACAAAAAAAGAGATCCCTTCCTCACCGAGTTGAAAGTAATCGATACCTATTGGTCCGATCACTGCCGCCATACCACGTTCCTGACTGAACTCGATCAGATTTGCATCGAGGATCCCGAGGTTCTCACGACGTTTGCCTCCTACCTGGAGACGCGCAGGTCGTTGCATAGTACCAAGCCGATTTGCCTGATGGACCTTGCAACCTTGGCCGCCAAGCAGCTGAGAAAACAAGGAAAGCTTAACCGCATGGAAGTCAGTGAGGAGATAAACGCCTGTTCTGTTACCGTGGAGGTGCAAACCGACAACGGGCCGAAGGCCTGTCTTGTGTTGTTCAAGAATGAGACACACAACCATCCGACTGAAATCGAGCCTTTCGGTGGGGCTGCCACGTGCATCGGTGGAGCCATTCGAGACCCGCTTTCTTCGCGTGCCTACGTATACCAAGCGATGCGCATCAGCGGCTGTGCCGATCCCCGCACCCCCTTTTCCCAAACCCTGGAGGGCAAACTGCCCCAGCGCGTGATCGCCCAGCGTTCAGCCCTCGGCTACAGTTCCTACGGCAACCAGGTGGGGCTTGCCACCGGCATTGTGGAGGAAATCTATCATCCACGATTTGTCGCCAAGCATCTGGAGCTGGGCTTTGTCATTGCAGCAGCACTACAGAGCCAAGTCAGAAGAGAGAGGCCGAAAGAGGGTGATTTGGTGATTCTCGTCGGTGGAAGGACCGGCCGGGATGGTTGCGGTGGGGCTACCGGCTCCTCCAAGAGCCACGATACCGCTTCGCTTGCCACCTGTGCCGCTGAAGTGCAGAAGGGCAATGCTCCCGAGGAACGCAAGATTCAGCGGCTTTTGCGCAAATCTGAGGTTTCAAAGCTGATCAAGCGGTGCAACGACTTTGGGGCCGGCGGGGTGAGTGTAGCCATTGGCGAGCTTGCCGCAGGCCTTGTCATCGACTTGGATGCCATTCCCACCAAATATGAGGGACTGGATGGCACTGAACGGGCGATCAGTGAGAGCCAGGAGCGGATGGCCATGGTTGTGGGCCCCGATGATGTTTCTGCCTTCTTATCCTACGCAAACGAGGAGAACCTGGAGGCCACCGTCGTTGCCCGTGTCACCAAGGAACCCACATTGCACATGACCTACCAAGGTCGTACCCTCGTTGAGCTCGACCGGGCGCTTCTGGATAGCAATGGGGCGAAAAAGCATGCAACGGTGCACATCAAGCAGTATGCACCTTCGCTTGCATCCAATAGGTATCTGGACTTTGATGCCATGCTCTCGGACTTGAACGTTGCCAGCAAACAAGCCCTGTCGCAACTATTTGACAACACCATAGGATCGGGGACGCTGCTTTTACCCTATGGTGGGAAAACGATGCGTACTCCCATCCAAGCGATGGCCGCCCTCATTGCGGTAGGTGATACGACCAGTCATACGGCAAGTCTTGCCTCTTGGGGCTACGACCCCTACGAGATGGAGCAGAATCCTTTCAAGGGAGCTTTCGTATCGGTACTGCATTCCCTTGCCAAGGTAGTGGCAACCGGTGGGGATTGGGACCAGACCTATTTGACCTTCCAGGAGTATTTTGGTCGGCCTGGGGAGGATCGGTCGCGGTGGGGCGAGGTTACTGCAGCACTTTTAGGTGCTTTCAAGGCTCAGATGCTTTTTTGCAAGGCGGCCATAGGGGGCAAGGACTCGATGAGCGGAACCTTCAAAGACCTGGATGTTCCCCCTACCTTGGTGAGCTTTGCGGTTTCGGTTGCTCCCGAGGATGAGGTTCTCAGTCCTGAGTTCAAGCAGGCCGGCTCCAAGCTCTTGCTGCTGCAAGCGGATGATGAGCGTTCTCTTCCCGGTTTGTTTGAGCAAGTGAGCAAGTTGGTCAAAACGAAACAGGTTCTCTCCTGCTGGGCTTTGGGGTATGGCGGTATTGCAGAAGCACTCGCCAAAATGGCCTTGGGCAATGAGATCGGCTGTGAGGTTGAAACCGATCTGGACCTGCTTTGCAAACGCTATGGCTCTTTCTTGGTGGAGGCTGATCACGAACTATCTGTTCCGTCCTTCCTAATCGGACACACGACAGCGAAGGCAACGCTATGCTTGGGTTCTGTGCAAAGAGATTTGCAGCAGGTTCACCAACTTTTGTCAAAACCTCTTGAATCGGTATATGGAACCATGGAAGAGCAGGCTTCCCCATCCTCTCTCCCTACCTTGTCCTATACCGGGCGCGAGAGACTTCGTTCTCACTATCCGGTGAAAAAGCCCAAGGTGTTGCTTCCGGTCTTTTATGGCACCAACTGTGAATATGATGTTGCACGTGCTTGGCAGTTGTGTAATGTGGATTGTGAGACGCTGGTTATCAACACCCAAAACGAGCGAGAGGTGAAACAAAGCATCCTGCGTTTCAGGGATGCACTTTCCCAATCACAGATTCTCTTTCTCAGCGGAGGGTTCTCTGCAGCCGACGAGCCTGACGGCTCGGGAAAGTTCATTGCAGCCTTCTTGCGCAATCCCTTGATCCAAGAAGAGATTGCAAACCTGCTGGACAAGCGCGATGGCCTGGTCGGAGGCATCTGCAACGGCTTTCAGGCCTTGGTACAGGTGGGCCTGCTTCCCTATGGCCGCATTACGACCACGACAGAACGCGACCCCTTGCTCGATTTCAACCGTAAGGGTAAGCACATTGCTGCGATAGTGAGGACACGGGTCAGTTCGACCCTATCGCCCTGGTTCAGTGAATATGAGGTGGGTGCTACCCAACTGCTGCCGATCAGCCATGGGGAGGGTCGGTTCACCGCCCCCCCTGAAACGCTGAAAGCGCTTGCCGATGCAGGGCAGATTGCAAGTCAATATGTGGATGAGAATGGCCTTGCCGCCGATTTCTCCATCCACAATCCCAATGGGTCGTTGTACGCAGTGGAGGCGTTGAGCTCCCCCGATGGGAAGGTGTTCGGCAGGATGGCGCATAGCGAGCGAGTCATCGGCGATATCTATCGCAATGTGCCGCTTGCAGCCGATTGTGCACTCTTCAAGGGTGCTGCAAGCTATGTGCGTTGA